A segment of the Curtobacterium sp. MCSS17_007 genome:
GAGCGGGCGGCGTCACGGCCCCGGCCGACGGAGCCGGCATGGCCGGGGAGACCGGAGCGAGGTCGATCGGCGAGACGGGGGCCGCGGGCGTCGACGGTGCGACGAGATCGTCGAACGAGGGCGACGCGAGTCCTGGCTCCCGGGAGTCGGACAGTCCTGCCACGGTGGACGACTGCGTCGCTGCCGCCCGACGCTCTGCCTCGATGCGGGCGCGTCGGGTCAGGTGCACGACCGGCTCGTGAGCGGTCGCGGGGTCGGTGCGGGAGGGCGTCTGCGTGGTCGTCCGGGAGGCGTGGGGCATGTGTTCGGAGCTGATCCTGATCGGGGCGCGGGGCGCTCGTTGGTAACGAGCAGGTAACGGGACTGCAGCACGCTAGCAGGGGGCGTGGCTCGTCGCCAGTCGGGTGCACGACCGTGCACCGACGCCGGGAGGCACGTGGCGCGTCGTCCGTGCACCGCGCAGCGGACGGTCAGGCGCCGAGCACGTCGTCCTCGAGCCGACGCACGAGCGACTCGAGCTCGTCGGCCACGGCGGGTGCGGCGAAGAGGAAGGAGCGGGTGCCGCCGGCCTCCCAGATGCGGACGGTCGCCCCGGCCTCCGCGGCGATGACCGCCCCTGCCGCCATGTCCCACGGGTTGATCCCGCGCTCGTAGTACGCGTCCACCGTCCCGGCACCCACGGCACAGCAGTCGAGCGATGCCGCTCCGGCCCGGCGCACGTCCCGCACCTCGCCGATCAGGCCGGCCAGCACCGCGACCTGCTCCCGGCGGCGGTCGGCGGTGTAGCCGAACCCGGTGGCGACGAGCGCCTCGCCGAGCGAGGCCGGCGCGGCGACCCCCAGCGGCACTCCGTCCCGCGTCGCTCCCTCGCCCGACACGGCCCGCCAGACGGTGCCGGTGGCGGGTGCGACGACCACGCCGGCGATCGCCTGCCAGGTCACGGGATCCGCACTCCCCCGGACGACGCCGATGCTCACGCCGTACTGCTCGCTGCCGTACAGGTAGTTGACGGTGCCGTCGATCGGGTCGACGACCCAGGTGACGCCCGTCGAACCGGCGTCCGACCCGGACTCCTCGCCGTGGAACGCGTCGTCCGGGCGCGCCTGGGCGATGCGCGTGCGGATGAGGTCCTCGACCTCCCGATCGGCCGCGGTGACGACGTCGACGATGCTCGACTTCCGGTCGGCCACCTCGACCCCCTCCGCGCGACGGCGGGCAGCGAGGGCCGCGGCCTCGCGGGCGACGGACTCGGCGAGGTCGGCGAACTGGGCGGGCGTGAGCGTCTCGGGCATGACCCCAGCCTGCCCGACGTGCGCGCTCAGCCGCACAGTGACGGCGCGCACCGAGGCCGGCTCGGACCGAGAACAGCCCGGAACGCGAACAGCCCCGTCCGGGAGGGACGGGGCTGTTCCGAGAACCGTGGCGAGTGAGGGATTCGAACCCCCGAAGGCTACGCCGGCTGATTTACAGTCAGATCCCTTTGGCCGCTTGGGTAACTCGCCATGTGCGCACCCGGCCGGTGTTGTCACCAACCGAAGGCGCGCTGAAGAGCATAGCGGATCTCGGAGGGTGCTCGTGACCACGCTGCGACCGCACGTTCCTCCACACGCACGCTCGTCCGTGCGTGCATCCCCCGCCGAGCTGCGGGCCGAACCGGGCCCGCCGTGCGCCGTTAGGCTGTCCCGCATGGCAGACAGTTCCTTCGACGTGGTCAGCAAGGTCGACAAGATGGAGGCGGAGAACGCCCTCAACCAGGCGGCCAAGGAGATCGAGCAGCGGTACGACTTCAAGGGCGCCGACGCGTCCATCGCCTTCAGCGGCGAGGACGTGCTCATCAAGGCGAACTCCGAGGAGCGCGCGAAGGCCGTCCTCGACGTGCTGCAGAGCAAGGCGATCAAGCGGAACATCTCCCTGAAGAGCCTCGACGCCGGCGACCCCTACCCCTCGGGCAAGGAGTACCGCATCGAGGTGAAGTTCAAGAACGGCATCGAGCAGGACGTCGCGAAGAAGATCGGCGCCTTCCTGCGCGCGAACGCGCCCAAGAGCGTCAAGAGCCAGATCCAGGGCGACGAGCTCCGGGTCTCGTCGAAGAGCCGTGACGACCTGCAGAACACGATCCAGCTCCTCAAGGGTGAAGAGTTCGACGTGCCGTTGCAGTTCATCAACTTCCGCTAGCGCCGCACGTCGTGGAGCACTGGCTCGGCGTCGCGATCACCGTTCTCCTGGTCCTGCTGGACCTGGCGATCCGTGTCTTCTCGATCATCTACGTCCCGTACAACCGGAAGCCGCAGACCGCGACCGCCTGGCTGCTCGCGATCTTCCTCATCCCGTACATCGGGTTCGTCGTCTTCCTGGTCATCGGGTCGACGAAGCTGCCGAGGTCGCGGCGCGAGAAGCAGACCGAGATCAACGCGTACATCCTCGAGCAGACCGAGGGCATCGAACGCGTGCGGCGCGACCACCCGTGGCCGCCGTGGCTCGAGAGCGTGACGACGCTCAACCGCGAGCTGGGCGCGATGCCCCTCGTCGGCGGCAACTCCGCCGAGCTCTACCCCGACTCGTACGAGTCGGTGCGGGAGATGACCCGCGAGATCGACCGGGCGCGGCGCTTCGTGCACGTCGAGTTCTACATCGCGACCCTCGACGACACCACGCGGCCGTACTTCGAGGCGCTCGCCCGGGCCCAGGCCCGCGGTGTCACGGTCCGGTTCCTGCTCGACCACTGGGCGAGCCGCGGGTACCCGGGCTACAAGGACACGCTCGCGTTCCTCGACCGGGCGAACATCGAGTGGCACCTCATGCTGCCGCTGCAGCCGCTGCAGGGGAAGTTCCAGCGCCCGGACCTGCGCAACCACCGGAAGATCATGGTGATCGACGGGTCGGTCGCCTTCACCGGCTCGCAGAACCTGATCGACCCGTCGTACGACCTGAAGGCGCACATCGAGAAGGGCATGGTCTACAAGGACCTGTTCGCCCGGTTCGAGGGACCGGTCGTCGCCGGCCTCAACGCCCTGTTCGTGACCGACTGGTACAGCGAGACCGACGAGCTGCTGCTCCGTGAGAGCGACCCGGTCCACCGCGCCGACCGCGGCGACGCGCTCGACTGCCAGGTCGTGCCGTCCGGTCCGGGCTTCGACGGCGAGAACAACCTGCGCCTGTTCAACGCGCTCCTCTACGCCGCGCAGGAGAAGGTCTCGATCACCTCGCCGTACTTCGTGCCCGACGACTCCATGCTCTACGCGATCACCACGACCGCGCAGCGCGGTGTCG
Coding sequences within it:
- a CDS encoding inositol monophosphatase family protein produces the protein MPETLTPAQFADLAESVAREAAALAARRRAEGVEVADRKSSIVDVVTAADREVEDLIRTRIAQARPDDAFHGEESGSDAGSTGVTWVVDPIDGTVNYLYGSEQYGVSIGVVRGSADPVTWQAIAGVVVAPATGTVWRAVSGEGATRDGVPLGVAAPASLGEALVATGFGYTADRRREQVAVLAGLIGEVRDVRRAGAASLDCCAVGAGTVDAYYERGINPWDMAAGAVIAAEAGATVRIWEAGGTRSFLFAAPAVADELESLVRRLEDDVLGA
- a CDS encoding YajQ family cyclic di-GMP-binding protein produces the protein MADSSFDVVSKVDKMEAENALNQAAKEIEQRYDFKGADASIAFSGEDVLIKANSEERAKAVLDVLQSKAIKRNISLKSLDAGDPYPSGKEYRIEVKFKNGIEQDVAKKIGAFLRANAPKSVKSQIQGDELRVSSKSRDDLQNTIQLLKGEEFDVPLQFINFR
- the cls gene encoding cardiolipin synthase, which produces MEHWLGVAITVLLVLLDLAIRVFSIIYVPYNRKPQTATAWLLAIFLIPYIGFVVFLVIGSTKLPRSRREKQTEINAYILEQTEGIERVRRDHPWPPWLESVTTLNRELGAMPLVGGNSAELYPDSYESVREMTREIDRARRFVHVEFYIATLDDTTRPYFEALARAQARGVTVRFLLDHWASRGYPGYKDTLAFLDRANIEWHLMLPLQPLQGKFQRPDLRNHRKIMVIDGSVAFTGSQNLIDPSYDLKAHIEKGMVYKDLFARFEGPVVAGLNALFVTDWYSETDELLLRESDPVHRADRGDALDCQVVPSGPGFDGENNLRLFNALLYAAQEKVSITSPYFVPDDSMLYAITTTAQRGVAVELFVGEMGDHAMTWHAQRSYYEELLRAGVKIWLYRAPTILHAKHFTIDDDVSVIGSSNMDMRSFSLNLEVSVMVRGKRFVDALRDVQAAYKDASFELTLDAWLERPRRSQVLDNVARLTAALQ